In Opitutaceae bacterium TAV5, one genomic interval encodes:
- a CDS encoding sodium/hydrogen exchanger — protein MEGIDLIQDLAITLLAAGIAGVLCKRAGLSVIVGYLLAGIVIGPYTPPFSLITDVPRIETLSQVGLTFLMFSIGLGFSLTKLRQMGAGAFVATILAALLVFNFTQLIGLIAGWSHLQGLFVAAIFMVSSSAVVAKVVRELNLDHDRTGQLAVGVTVNEDVVAVVMLAVLAGQSAAGAASVHLGSLVTGLIAFVALLLVSGLLFVPRLLRRMELAHTDPELRTLLVAGLLFLMALVAVKAGYSLALGAFLLGAIVAEMPQKPGIEKAFAGTRDMFSSVFFVSIGMMIDVRLFGEVWPAILGLGLLMIAVRVVAVWLALIAVGEPSAEARRAGLMLIPIGEFSFLTAQMGVKSGALPAKAYPVVVGISILTVFVTPFLNQHAGPLLRGCDRLEPGWFKRGLDAWHRWLAQLAGLGHGRRWWELGRHHVILLTLHLLLLTGLTTFSELIFRSIQQSPLAANLDPLGFKVIFWVVFGCVLLIPLIALWRALSALATLFARTAAERLPRLPVRPMEACAKVLGGAGLAYYLSQVLPVASLARWLWLVILAVAGGVVFVFYRRLAALNENWQSDLTAAFDGGAPATPEGTAALGSQPWVGDARSWDLNVQECVLPERAACAGRTLGELDVRARFGCSVVEIDRQGTVLIAPDLATRLYAGDRLLLLGRSENLGRARADLSAGKTAGETHSIDECRLESVAVPATFAAALTVAEMQDAAGSHVLVVGIERAGVRHVNPVGADPIRPSDLLLVLGEPDKVQALRRWLASRSE, from the coding sequence ATGGAAGGCATCGATCTCATCCAGGACCTCGCCATCACGCTGCTCGCGGCCGGCATCGCGGGCGTGCTCTGCAAGCGCGCCGGCCTTTCCGTCATCGTCGGCTACCTGCTGGCCGGCATCGTCATCGGCCCCTACACGCCGCCGTTCTCGCTCATCACCGACGTGCCGCGCATCGAGACGCTTTCACAGGTGGGGCTCACGTTCCTCATGTTTTCCATCGGGCTCGGCTTCAGCCTCACCAAGCTCCGCCAGATGGGCGCGGGCGCGTTCGTCGCCACGATCCTCGCCGCGCTGCTGGTGTTCAACTTCACGCAACTCATCGGCCTGATCGCGGGCTGGTCACACCTGCAAGGCCTCTTCGTCGCCGCCATCTTCATGGTCTCCAGTTCGGCGGTGGTGGCGAAGGTCGTGCGCGAACTCAACCTGGACCACGACCGCACCGGGCAACTCGCGGTCGGGGTCACGGTCAACGAGGACGTGGTGGCGGTGGTCATGCTCGCCGTGCTGGCCGGGCAGAGCGCCGCCGGGGCCGCCTCCGTCCACCTCGGCAGCCTCGTCACCGGGTTGATCGCCTTCGTCGCGCTGCTGCTGGTCTCCGGCCTGCTCTTCGTTCCCCGCCTGCTGCGGCGGATGGAGCTCGCTCACACCGATCCCGAACTGCGCACGCTGCTCGTCGCCGGGCTGCTCTTCCTCATGGCGCTGGTTGCGGTCAAGGCCGGCTACTCGCTCGCCCTCGGCGCCTTCCTCCTCGGCGCGATCGTCGCGGAGATGCCGCAGAAGCCGGGAATCGAAAAGGCGTTCGCCGGCACGCGCGACATGTTCAGCAGCGTGTTCTTCGTGTCCATCGGCATGATGATCGACGTGCGCCTCTTCGGCGAAGTCTGGCCGGCCATCCTCGGGCTGGGCCTGCTGATGATCGCCGTGCGCGTGGTGGCCGTCTGGCTGGCGCTGATCGCGGTCGGCGAACCCTCGGCGGAGGCCCGCCGCGCCGGACTGATGCTCATCCCCATCGGCGAATTTTCGTTCCTGACCGCGCAGATGGGCGTGAAGTCGGGCGCGCTGCCCGCCAAGGCCTATCCCGTCGTGGTCGGCATCTCGATCCTCACGGTCTTCGTCACGCCCTTCCTCAATCAACACGCCGGCCCCTTGCTGCGCGGGTGCGACCGCCTCGAGCCCGGCTGGTTCAAGCGCGGCCTCGACGCCTGGCACCGGTGGCTGGCGCAGCTCGCCGGGCTGGGCCACGGGCGGCGCTGGTGGGAACTGGGCCGCCACCACGTGATCCTGCTCACCCTGCACCTGCTGCTGCTCACGGGGCTGACCACGTTTTCCGAACTGATCTTCCGATCCATCCAGCAGAGCCCGCTGGCGGCCAACCTCGATCCCCTCGGGTTCAAGGTGATTTTCTGGGTAGTGTTTGGCTGCGTGCTGCTCATCCCGCTGATCGCGCTCTGGCGCGCGCTCTCGGCGCTCGCGACGCTCTTTGCCCGGACGGCCGCCGAGCGCCTGCCGCGTCTGCCGGTGCGGCCGATGGAGGCGTGCGCGAAGGTGCTCGGCGGCGCGGGGCTGGCGTATTACCTTTCGCAGGTGCTGCCCGTCGCCTCGCTCGCGCGCTGGCTCTGGCTCGTGATCCTCGCGGTCGCCGGCGGGGTCGTATTCGTTTTCTACCGCCGGCTCGCCGCGCTTAACGAGAACTGGCAAAGCGATCTCACCGCCGCCTTCGACGGCGGCGCGCCGGCCACTCCGGAAGGCACCGCCGCGCTCGGCTCGCAGCCCTGGGTGGGCGACGCCCGCTCGTGGGACCTCAACGTGCAGGAATGCGTGCTGCCCGAACGCGCCGCGTGCGCCGGCCGCACGCTGGGCGAACTGGATGTGCGGGCGCGCTTCGGCTGCTCCGTCGTGGAAATCGACCGACAAGGAACCGTGCTGATCGCGCCCGATCTCGCGACCCGGCTTTACGCGGGCGACCGCCTCCTGCTGCTCGGGCGAAGCGAAAACCTCGGGCGCGCCCGTGCCGACCTGAGCGCGGGCAAAACTGCAGGCGAGACGCACAGCATTGACGAATGCCGCCTCGAATCGGTTGCGGTGCCTGCGACGTTTGCGGCTGCGCTCACGGTCGCTGAAATGCAGGACGCGGCCGGCAGCCATGTGCTCGTCGTGGGCATCGAACGGGCCGGGGTGCGCCACGTAAACCCGGTGGGCGCCGATCCGATCCGGCCGTCCGATCTTCTGCTTGTCCTCGGCGAGCCCGACAAGGTCCAGGCGCTCCGCCGCTGGCTGGCGTCCAGGTCGGAATGA